Proteins found in one Venturia canescens isolate UGA chromosome 8, ASM1945775v1, whole genome shotgun sequence genomic segment:
- the LOC122414857 gene encoding uncharacterized protein F54H12.2-like — MAFLHTHSRECLKSELELFSLPLTQTTIEGSNWVHYKPISSLTDDSPIEFVVPGQGDEYIDLAHTMLSLRVQIKTPSTSLQAEGSKDAPEELSEIAPVNNLLHSMFNQVDVYSNQKLVSPPNNAYAYRAYIETLLNYGPAAKKSHLTSVLWSDDTPGKMDDTSFKNNIGLRERAKLLSAGKTVDLIGHLHCDIFNQERFLLNGVEMRLRLVRARDSFCLMSSQPDISCGLNISEATLLVRRTKIAPGVLLSHARALAKTTAKYPLTRVEVKAISLHGGVHGETIDNIVLGQLPKRIIIGFVDNRAYNGNVQMNPFNFQNYKINYLSVYVDGAQVPSRPLQPDFTQNNLYIDAYHTLFSGTGIHFLNEGNSINRENYPRGYCLFAFDLTPDLSANTSSHWNLVKHGSVKIEVRFAEALASTVNSIVYAEYDNGLEIDASCQVIADFSG, encoded by the coding sequence ATGGCTTTCTTACATACACACTCACGCGAATGTTTAAAATCTGAGCTCGAACTTTTTTCGCTACCACTTACGCAAACTACGATCGAGGGATCAAATTGGGTGCACTATAAGCCTATTTCCTCTCTAACAGATGATTCTCCGATAGAATTCGTCGTTCCCGGACAAGGTGATGAGTACATCGATCTCGCTCATACCATGTTAAGTCTtcgtgtgcaaataaaaactcCATCTACCTCTTTGCAAGCTGAAGGATCGAAAGATGCGCCCGAGGAATTATCAGAAATTGCCCCTGTAAACAATTTACTACACTCCATGTTTAATCAAGTGgatgtgtattcaaatcaaaaACTCGTTTCACCACCGAATAACGCTTATGCATACCGTGCTTACATAGAAACATTGTTAAATTATGGGCCTGCGGCCAAAAAATCTCACTTGACTTCCGTTTTATGGAGTGATGATACTCCAGGGAAAATGGATGATAcaagttttaaaaataatatcggcTTGCGAGAAAGAGCAAAACTACTATCAGCTGGAAAAACAGTCGATTTAATTGGACATTTACATTGtgatattttcaatcaagaacGTTTCCTTTTAAATGGTGTAGAAATGCGTCTGCGACTTGTGAGAGCAAGAGACTCGTTTTGTCTAATGAGCTCTCAACCGGATATTTCATGTGGCTTGAATATAAGCGAAGCTACATTATTAGTAAGACGAACAAAAATTGCACCAGGAGTTTTACTCTCTCATGCTCGTGCATTGGCAAAAACAACAGCAAAATACCCTCTTACACGCGTTGAAGTTAAAGCCATTTCGCTACATGGAGGAGTGCATGGAGAAACGATTGACAACATCGTGCTTGGGCAACTTCCAAAACGAATCATAATCGGATTTGTCGATAATCGAGCATATAATGGAAACGTTCAAATGAatccgttcaattttcaaaactataAAATCAATTACCTCTCAGTATATGTGGATGGGGCGCAAGTACCTTCTCGACCTCTGCAACCTGATTTCACCCAAAATAATCTTTACATTGATGCCTAtcatacattattttctggtacaggaatacattttttgaacGAGGGTAACTCAATCAATCGAGAAAATTATCCAAGGGGTTATTGTCTCTTCGCATTTGACTTGACACCTGATCTTTCCGCGAATACCAGTTCGCATTGGAATTTAGTGAAACATGGAAGTGTGAAAATCGAGGTACGATTTGCCGAGGCACTCGCTTCTACTGTAAATAGTATAGTATATGCAGAATATGATAATGGTCTGGAGATCGATGCCTCGTGTCAAGTAATTGCTGACTTCAGCGGTTGA